Proteins encoded by one window of Simiduia curdlanivorans:
- the tusC gene encoding sulfurtransferase complex subunit TusC, translated as MKTTLFLFRHSPSAGDYAKEGLDALLATAAFEQKVIPVFIGDGVLQLNTGMALNNLNLPNIEKQLNALPLYDVETLYVHKPSFEQLGVATHSTNIHWLSDEGLCNLLEQADQVLTF; from the coding sequence ATGAAAACAACTCTATTTTTATTTCGTCATTCTCCCAGTGCTGGTGATTATGCAAAAGAAGGCCTAGACGCACTCTTGGCAACTGCCGCATTTGAACAGAAAGTGATACCTGTTTTTATCGGCGATGGCGTTTTACAGTTGAATACAGGCATGGCATTAAACAACCTCAACCTGCCCAACATCGAAAAGCAATTAAACGCGCTGCCGCTCTACGACGTTGAAACCTTATACGTGCATAAACCATCCTTTGAACAATTGGGCGTAGCCACACACAGCACCAATATTCACTGGCTAAGCGATGAAGGGTTATGCAATTTACTCGAACAAGCCGATCAGGTACTGACCTTTTAA
- a CDS encoding TusE/DsrC/DsvC family sulfur relay protein, translating into MYETDKDGYLVNLDDWSRETAEWLAEQESLQLSDAHWEIIHCLRDYFQTYELSPAMRPLVKYITATLGPEKGRSIYLMQLFPGSTAKLAAKIAGLPRPTNCL; encoded by the coding sequence ATGTACGAAACAGATAAAGATGGTTACCTAGTAAACCTCGACGACTGGAGCCGAGAAACCGCAGAATGGCTAGCGGAACAAGAAAGCTTACAATTGTCCGACGCACATTGGGAAATTATCCACTGCTTGCGAGATTATTTTCAAACCTATGAGCTATCTCCCGCCATGCGGCCACTGGTGAAGTATATTACCGCCACCTTGGGGCCAGAAAAGGGGCGCAGCATTTATCTCATGCAACTTTTCCCAGGAAGTACCGCGAAACTTGCCGCTAAAATTGCCGGACTACCACGCCCTACAAACTGCCTTTGA
- the tusD gene encoding sulfurtransferase complex subunit TusD: MNYALLNLASPSKSGCESAYQFACALVAAGHRVSRIFFYGDGVYQASLLQQPPQGSSPIHQRWVKFSEANNTELVVCIAAALKRGICDAQEAERYNLATSNLAQGFNLSGLGQLVDATVNTDRLITFG; the protein is encoded by the coding sequence ATGAATTATGCGCTGCTAAACTTAGCCTCACCCAGCAAGAGCGGTTGCGAATCGGCCTACCAATTTGCCTGCGCGCTGGTTGCCGCCGGCCACCGTGTTTCGCGAATATTTTTTTATGGCGACGGGGTTTATCAAGCTAGCCTTTTACAACAACCGCCCCAAGGCAGTAGCCCCATCCATCAGCGCTGGGTGAAATTTAGCGAGGCCAACAACACCGAACTCGTGGTTTGCATTGCAGCCGCACTTAAACGCGGCATTTGCGATGCACAGGAAGCGGAACGCTACAACTTAGCCACATCTAACTTAGCGCAAGGCTTCAACCTTTCGGGGCTAGGCCAATTGGTAGACGCTACTGTTAACACCGATAGACTCATCACCTTTGGCTAG
- the tusB gene encoding sulfurtransferase complex subunit TusB — protein sequence MTTLHIISKSLANADIQIALRAAQKEDAIILINDAVYAFANKTPIDTKASVFALAPDLIARGLNVDKLPSLVALIDYAGFVELSESHQPIVSWY from the coding sequence ATGACCACATTGCATATTATAAGCAAGTCACTCGCGAACGCAGATATTCAGATCGCATTGCGAGCGGCACAAAAAGAAGATGCCATCATCTTAATCAACGATGCGGTATATGCGTTTGCCAACAAAACACCCATCGATACAAAGGCAAGCGTTTTCGCCCTGGCACCCGATCTTATTGCACGCGGGTTAAATGTCGACAAGCTTCCCTCTCTGGTTGCTCTGATTGATTATGCAGGCTTCGTGGAACTGAGCGAAAGCCACCAGCCCATCGTTAGCTGGTATTAA
- a CDS encoding sugar phosphate isomerase/epimerase family protein: MPNFSVQTYTVRKHLKSLSAIEASLTRLKAMGVNAIELARIKWTQEEIATVARVSQALEMTVGSSQNSFDFLSRYVDQTIQFHQQLDCRYISVSALPMRCIIGNEKALAKFAVALNSLGEVYRQQGFRLLFHHHHFEFQKYGHKTGLDILLEHSSAENIGLTLDTYWLQRGGKTPHDTILELSERVDVVHLRDYQIRWKYLDLLPTDAALGVGHLHFGKIVESCKHANVAYMAIEQETKTPFDDLAKSIQHLKNLDYGHLF; this comes from the coding sequence ATGCCAAACTTTTCTGTTCAGACTTATACCGTTCGTAAACATCTGAAAAGCTTATCCGCTATCGAAGCCTCCTTAACGCGCCTGAAAGCAATGGGTGTCAACGCCATAGAGTTGGCGCGCATAAAATGGACGCAAGAGGAAATCGCCACAGTCGCGCGGGTTTCCCAAGCGCTGGAGATGACCGTGGGAAGCAGCCAAAACAGCTTCGACTTTCTCAGCCGGTACGTTGACCAAACCATACAATTTCACCAACAACTCGATTGCCGCTATATTTCGGTGTCCGCGCTACCGATGCGCTGCATAATCGGAAACGAAAAAGCCCTTGCTAAATTTGCCGTCGCACTGAATAGCCTTGGAGAAGTTTATCGACAGCAGGGCTTCAGACTGCTGTTCCATCACCACCACTTCGAGTTTCAGAAGTACGGGCATAAAACCGGCCTAGACATATTGCTCGAACATAGTTCGGCCGAAAATATTGGTTTAACGTTAGATACCTACTGGCTACAGCGTGGTGGAAAAACACCCCATGACACGATACTCGAGTTGTCTGAAAGGGTGGACGTAGTGCATTTACGGGATTATCAAATCCGCTGGAAATATTTAGATCTGCTACCCACGGACGCAGCGCTAGGTGTCGGTCATTTACACTTTGGTAAAATCGTAGAAAGTTGCAAGCACGCCAATGTCGCCTACATGGCCATTGAGCAGGAAACGAAAACACCCTTTGACGATCTCGCCAAAAGTATCCAACACTTAAAGAACCTAGATTACGGCCACCTATTCTAA